Proteins from one Homalodisca vitripennis isolate AUS2020 chromosome 3, UT_GWSS_2.1, whole genome shotgun sequence genomic window:
- the LOC124356530 gene encoding uncharacterized protein LOC124356530: MEEPNIPDWLTADFLKSCLESDEENKEGVVINSYNAESAVPPGNNYGSNILRVKIVYQKLFDSAEYSISLIIKAPLVVGGFVEQFGDLFNTVYLREAKYYNEFITESYKLMKHNIVPRNYKSPNPLCVVLEDLKRSGYVMVDKQKLLDFDHCQLYIKASANLHALTIAVHKTHPDIIESLVKENPTATKKTVQVYKNVLRNLFLCMATYLEDKKEYKEFEDFFRDISEGETFFNIYREVEKTKSRLTAVIQKDPWCTNMMFKYNSSGDVLGVKLFDFQNLKFVTPLRELITFVWTSANPEVREKKLHELYQIYCDSLNCTFKQLGCSERLSIEELKEEILFLSPLVIVTVCALAPFCLADEAVNVSDFLNANSPDVPIKESHNYRLYQGTTFNKYYPQIINQIAKEGIFEHIKQKMKHLSTT; the protein is encoded by the coding sequence ATGGAAGAACCCAATATTCCAGACTGGCTGACAGCTGATTTTCTGAAGTCTTGTCTTGAATCCGATGAGGAAAATAAGGAAGGAGTAGTCATCAACAGCTACAATGCTGAGTCTGCAGTTCCACCCGGAAACAATTATGGCAGCAACATTTTACGAGTGAAAATTGTGTACCAGAAACTATTTGATTCAGCCGAATATTCaatatctttaattattaaagCTCCATTAGTTGTTGGTGGATTTGTTGAGCAGTTTGGAGATCTCTTTAACACAGTTTATTTACGAGAAGCCAAGTATTATAATGAGTTTATTACCGAAAGTTATAAATTGATGAAACACAATATTGTTCCCAGAAACTACAAGTCCCCAAATCCACTTTGTGTTGTACTTGAAGATCTGAAGAGATCAGGTTATGTGATGGTGGATAAACAAAAACTACTTGACTTTGACCATTGTCAACTTTATATCAAGGCATCAGCTAATCTCCATGCACTTACGATAGCTGTGCATAAAACACACCCTGATATTATTGAATCTCTGGTAAAGGAAAACCCGACTGCAACTAAAAAGACAGtacaagtttacaaaaatgtattgagaAACTTGTTTTTGTGTATGGCTACTTACTTAGAGGATAAAAAAGAATACAAGGAATTCGAAGATTTCTTCCGAGATATATCTGAGggtgaaacatttttcaatatttatcgAGAAGTTGAAAAAACAAAGAGTAGATTAACAGCTGTGATCCAAAAAGATCCTTGGTGCACAAATATGATGTTTAAATACAATAGTTCAGGAGACGTTTTGGGTGTAAAACTCTTTGActttcaaaatcttaaatttgtcACACCATTGAGGGAATTAATCACATTTGTTTGGACCAGTGCAAATCCAGAAGTCAGAGAGAAAAAGCTGCACgagttatatcaaatttattgtgATTCTCTTAACTGTACTTTCAAACAACTGGGATGCTCTGAGAGACTTTCTATTGAAGAGTTGAAGGAGGAAATCCTTTTTTTGAGCCCTTTAGTAATAGTTACAGTTTGTGCATTGGCCCCATTTTGTCTTGCAGATGAAGCTGTTAATGTAAGTGACTTCCTTAATGCAAATAGTCCAGATGTACCAATAAAGGAGTCACACAATTACAGATTGTATCAAGGTACCACTTTCAACAAGTACTATCcacaaataattaatcaaattgcTAAAGAAGGTATTTTTGAACACATTAAACAGAAAATGAAGCATTTGTCAACAACATAA